In a single window of the Saccharothrix australiensis genome:
- a CDS encoding alpha/beta fold hydrolase gives MTTPIAERARAVAEHWTSVDGTSTRYLEAGRGHPVVLIPGEGGVAEQWYDVIGALSDHYRVIALDLPGFGYTEPIADVSAPAFAAFVWRFARTLGLARPVLVGHSLGGAIAVHAAVDRPGDVPALVLISAAGMGRAVNPALVLQSVTPLGDLTPLLVPLLPYSTRLFVLGTALVGSCRPWRISRRWWPSQAQAVATPGVLATTLRSQRVHVGLFGQRDPLLDRLRDLPMPTLVLWGIHDRQLPFWQGIAARRRLRRGRLRLVPLTSHLLPLEAPGAVVSAVRPFLDGVPAVDGDPSGGGEPS, from the coding sequence ATGACCACGCCCATCGCGGAGCGCGCGCGAGCCGTGGCAGAGCACTGGACCAGCGTGGACGGGACGTCGACCCGGTACCTGGAGGCCGGTCGCGGGCACCCGGTCGTGCTGATACCGGGCGAGGGCGGTGTCGCCGAGCAGTGGTACGACGTCATCGGAGCGCTTTCCGACCACTACCGGGTGATCGCCCTGGACCTGCCCGGTTTCGGCTACACCGAGCCGATCGCCGACGTCTCCGCCCCGGCGTTCGCCGCGTTCGTGTGGCGGTTCGCGCGGACCCTCGGCCTGGCGCGACCGGTGCTCGTCGGGCACTCCCTGGGCGGCGCGATCGCCGTCCACGCGGCGGTGGACCGGCCGGGCGACGTGCCGGCCCTGGTGCTGATCAGCGCCGCCGGCATGGGGCGCGCCGTCAACCCGGCCTTGGTCCTCCAGTCCGTGACGCCGCTGGGCGACCTGACGCCGCTGCTGGTCCCGTTGCTGCCGTACAGCACCCGGCTGTTCGTCCTCGGCACGGCGCTGGTGGGGTCCTGCCGCCCCTGGCGCATCTCCCGGCGCTGGTGGCCCAGCCAGGCCCAGGCCGTCGCCACGCCGGGGGTGCTCGCCACCACCCTGCGCTCCCAACGCGTCCACGTGGGGCTGTTCGGGCAGCGCGACCCGCTCCTCGACCGGCTGCGGGACCTGCCCATGCCCACCCTGGTCCTCTGGGGGATCCACGACCGGCAACTGCCGTTCTGGCAGGGGATCGCGGCCCGGCGGCGGCTGCGGCGCGGGCGGCTGCGACTGGTCCCGCTGACCAGCCACCTGCTGCCGCTGGAAGCGCCCGGCGCGGTGGTCTCCGCCGTCCGACCCTTCCTCGACGGCGTCCCCGCCGTCGACGGCGACCCGAGCGGAGGTGGAGAACCGTCATGA
- a CDS encoding transcriptional regulator, translating into MGARPPAVRKANERLRAVMEEAGCSNTGLARRVNVCGAEHGLDLRYDKTSVARWLRGQQPRGRAPGIIAQALGRKLGRVVTVEEIGMAPQPGATPTVGLRFEPVLAGALPQARALWHSDANRTGSPAGERLSTSVLVQPSRDWLVTGADPAVAGRGSTAVGTADIAAIRATTAAFADLDHRFGSTRIRPVVIHYLDSVVSRLLVSTYGEATGRQLFGVAARLTELAGYMAIDTGQPGLAQRYYIQALRLTQAADDRGMGGYVLASGMSRVALMLGSPHEAVQLARVAREGCRGRGSPGVRAACHVAEARGHAVLGDASACELAAGRAFEALDDGDPADEPDWCAHVDRAHLAEELARCATDLDRSTTALRCAREALQGCVPGRWRRRALRLLLLASAQLRVGDVDQGHLTATQAVPLLRGLCSAQCAGELEDFCGRLEALGRREEACELLSGSERS; encoded by the coding sequence ATGGGCGCACGACCGCCTGCCGTCCGGAAGGCGAACGAACGGCTGCGCGCCGTGATGGAGGAAGCCGGGTGCTCCAACACCGGGCTGGCCCGCCGGGTCAACGTCTGCGGCGCGGAGCACGGGCTGGACCTGCGCTACGACAAGACGTCCGTGGCGCGCTGGCTGCGCGGGCAGCAACCGCGGGGCCGCGCGCCGGGGATCATCGCCCAGGCGCTGGGGCGCAAGCTCGGCCGCGTGGTGACCGTCGAGGAGATCGGCATGGCGCCGCAGCCCGGCGCGACGCCCACCGTGGGGCTGCGGTTCGAGCCGGTGCTGGCCGGCGCCCTGCCGCAGGCGCGGGCCCTGTGGCACAGCGACGCCAACCGCACCGGCTCGCCTGCCGGGGAGCGGCTGTCGACCTCCGTGCTGGTCCAGCCCAGCCGCGACTGGCTGGTCACCGGCGCGGACCCGGCCGTCGCCGGGCGCGGGTCGACCGCGGTCGGCACGGCGGACATCGCGGCGATCCGGGCGACCACCGCGGCGTTCGCCGACCTCGACCACCGCTTCGGCAGCACCCGCATCCGCCCCGTCGTCATCCACTACCTCGACAGCGTCGTGTCGAGGCTGCTCGTGAGCACCTACGGCGAGGCCACGGGGCGGCAGCTGTTCGGCGTCGCGGCGCGGTTGACCGAGTTGGCCGGGTACATGGCGATCGACACGGGCCAGCCCGGTCTCGCGCAGCGCTACTACATCCAGGCCCTGCGCCTCACCCAGGCCGCCGACGACCGCGGGATGGGCGGGTACGTGCTGGCGTCCGGGATGAGCCGGGTGGCGCTGATGCTGGGCAGCCCGCACGAGGCCGTCCAGCTCGCCCGCGTCGCGCGGGAGGGGTGCCGTGGCCGCGGCAGCCCCGGTGTTCGGGCGGCCTGCCACGTGGCGGAGGCGCGCGGGCACGCCGTGCTGGGCGACGCGAGCGCCTGCGAGCTGGCCGCGGGTCGGGCGTTCGAGGCGCTGGACGACGGCGACCCCGCCGACGAGCCGGACTGGTGCGCCCACGTCGACCGGGCGCACCTGGCGGAGGAGCTGGCGCGCTGCGCCACCGACCTCGACCGCTCCACGACCGCCCTGCGCTGCGCTCGTGAGGCCCTCCAGGGCTGCGTGCCCGGTCGGTGGCGACGCCGGGCGCTGCGGCTGCTGCTGCTGGCCTCGGCGCAGCTGAGGGTGGGTGACGTCGACCAGGGCCACCTCACCGCGACGCAGGCCGTGCCCCTGCTCCGGGGGCTGTGCTCCGCCCAGTGCGCCGGCGAGCTGGAGGACTTCTGCGGTCGCCTGGAAGCGCTGGGGCGGCGGGAGGAGGCGTGCGAGCTGCTGAGCGGGTCGGAGCGGAGCTGA
- a CDS encoding alpha-keto acid decarboxylase family protein encodes MTTSPSEAAPAVIDHLLDRLSALGVRHLFGMPGDYNLKVLDHVLAHPRVQWVGTVNELGSAYAADGYARVNGFGALLTTFGVGELNAINGVAGAYAERVPLLHIAIGPTRATERAGSLVHHTLGDGDFERFARAHRQVVCADAVLRPDNALAEIDRVLTTCLRESLPGYLRVPRDVALGPAAPRPALDVPDPKAADPEQLAAFRDAARDRLATARAVAVLADFLVDRCHARAELAALLAAGRFPHAVLIAGKTVVDESRPGFLGLYAGAMSDDRVRSTIDRADPLIRAGVLLTDMATGKFTHEFDPDKGIDLGPTTARVDGVAFPGVPLAAALDVLTELVRGRPPGEAPVTAPADRRAPAPARPAEFPTTLKDAVVALGRKVCGPGIPLTQSYLWQAVGESLRPHHTVYADNGTALMGIADRRFPGGARFVAQPLWASIGYCIPALLGAQLADPSRRGVLLIGDGSAQLTAPELGTVDRHPVKPIVVLVNNDGYTIERITHGLRAPYNEVARWRWAALPAALGVRNPLVLSARTRGQLDRALARATSATDRFVLIEVFVGKDDVPPPLKRMTANRPDRAKWVP; translated from the coding sequence ATGACCACCAGCCCATCGGAAGCGGCGCCCGCGGTGATCGACCACCTCCTGGACCGCTTGAGCGCTTTGGGGGTGCGGCACCTGTTCGGGATGCCGGGCGACTACAACCTCAAGGTGCTCGACCACGTGCTCGCCCACCCCCGCGTGCAGTGGGTCGGCACGGTGAACGAACTCGGCTCCGCGTACGCCGCCGACGGCTACGCGCGCGTCAACGGGTTCGGCGCCTTGCTGACCACGTTCGGGGTGGGCGAGCTGAACGCGATCAACGGCGTGGCGGGCGCCTACGCCGAACGCGTCCCGCTGCTCCACATCGCCATCGGTCCCACGCGGGCCACCGAACGGGCGGGCAGCCTGGTCCACCACACGTTGGGGGACGGTGACTTCGAGCGGTTCGCCCGCGCGCACCGGCAGGTGGTGTGCGCGGACGCCGTGCTGCGGCCGGACAACGCCCTGGCGGAGATCGACCGGGTGCTGACGACCTGCCTGCGGGAGAGCCTGCCGGGCTACCTGCGGGTGCCGCGCGACGTCGCGCTGGGCCCAGCCGCGCCGCGCCCGGCGCTCGACGTGCCGGACCCCAAGGCGGCCGACCCGGAGCAGTTGGCGGCGTTCCGGGACGCGGCGCGCGATCGGCTCGCGACCGCGCGCGCCGTCGCCGTCCTCGCCGACTTCCTGGTCGACCGGTGCCACGCCCGCGCCGAACTGGCCGCCCTGCTGGCGGCCGGTCGGTTCCCGCACGCGGTCCTGATCGCGGGCAAGACCGTCGTGGACGAGAGCCGGCCGGGGTTCCTCGGCCTGTACGCGGGTGCGATGAGCGACGATCGGGTCCGCTCCACCATCGACCGCGCCGATCCGCTGATCCGCGCGGGTGTGCTGCTCACCGACATGGCCACCGGCAAGTTCACCCACGAGTTCGACCCGGACAAGGGCATCGACCTCGGGCCCACGACCGCGCGGGTGGACGGCGTGGCGTTCCCCGGTGTGCCGCTGGCCGCGGCGCTGGACGTGCTGACGGAGCTGGTCCGCGGTCGTCCGCCGGGTGAAGCGCCCGTCACCGCGCCCGCCGACCGGCGGGCACCGGCCCCCGCCCGGCCCGCGGAGTTCCCGACGACGCTCAAGGACGCCGTCGTCGCACTGGGCCGCAAGGTGTGCGGGCCGGGCATCCCGCTGACCCAGTCCTACCTGTGGCAGGCGGTGGGCGAGTCCCTGCGTCCCCACCACACCGTGTACGCCGACAACGGCACCGCGCTCATGGGCATCGCGGACCGCCGGTTCCCCGGCGGGGCGCGGTTCGTCGCGCAACCGCTGTGGGCCTCCATCGGCTACTGCATCCCGGCGCTGCTCGGCGCGCAGCTCGCCGACCCCTCCCGACGCGGGGTGCTGCTCATCGGCGACGGCTCGGCGCAGCTCACCGCGCCGGAACTGGGCACCGTCGACCGCCACCCCGTCAAGCCCATCGTGGTGCTGGTGAACAACGACGGCTACACCATCGAGCGGATCACGCACGGCCTGCGGGCGCCGTACAACGAGGTGGCCCGCTGGCGCTGGGCCGCCCTGCCGGCCGCCCTCGGCGTGCGGAACCCGCTGGTGCTGTCCGCGCGCACCCGCGGTCAGCTCGACCGCGCCCTGGCCAGGGCGACGAGCGCCACCGACCGCTTCGTCCTCATCGAGGTGTTCGTCGGCAAGGACGACGTGCCGCCACCGTTGAAGCGCATGACCGCCAACCGGCCCGACCGGGCGAAGTGGGTGCCCTGA
- a CDS encoding transposase: MPDPLWTVVAPLLPGFRPRPQGGGAVPRACREVFTAVVFVLSSGCAWRRLPSSFDVSPATAHRRFTAWTRAGLWPRLRRALAEDPDLGGDPEWAATIVDAAIRRSGRAPVHRRGGRPPEPHEARWG, from the coding sequence GTGCCCGATCCACTGTGGACGGTCGTCGCGCCGCTGTTGCCGGGCTTCAGGCCGCGTCCGCAGGGTGGCGGCGCTGTCCCGCGCGCCTGCCGCGAGGTGTTCACCGCGGTCGTGTTCGTGCTGTCCAGCGGTTGCGCCTGGCGTCGCCTGCCGTCCTCGTTCGACGTGTCACCGGCGACGGCGCACCGCCGCTTCACCGCGTGGACGCGGGCCGGGCTGTGGCCGCGGCTGCGGCGCGCGCTGGCGGAGGACCCCGACCTCGGCGGCGACCCGGAGTGGGCGGCGACGATCGTCGACGCCGCGATCCGCCGGAGCGGGCGCGCACCGGTCCACCGGCGCGGCGGACGCCCACCCGAGCCGCACGAGGCCCGGTGGGGCTGA
- a CDS encoding long-chain-fatty-acid--CoA ligase has product MHSTMPDTPLTIARILEYGSTVQGSSTVATWTGDGFDRRTYAEVGERAARLAHALRTSLGLSVGTRPEDRQGVVATFMWNNARHLELFLAVPAMGAVLHTLNVRMPVEQLAYTVRHAGDEVIVVDSGLLGEFAALLPRLPAAVRHIVVAGPGDRTPLSGFAGEVHDYEQLIAGMPSDYPWEEDLDERTAATMCYTSGTTGNPKGVVYSHRSIHLHCLQVAAPNRYDLTNRETVFPIAPMYHVNAWTVPHAAFATGADLLLADRHTGPGPLSRVIEAGRPTFASAVPTVWTMLSQEWDARPRDISSLRRGLVGGSACPPALMAAYRDRYSVELLHAWGMTETSSLATTALPPRGVDAERERAYRATQGQFPLSVRFRIVDEQGVVVPNDDVATGELQVRGPCVTAAYRGADGVPERPAEGFTPDGWLRTGDVGRVSPDGYLTLTDRAKDVIKSGGEFISGVALETALAEHPAVVEAAVVAVPDDRWGERPLAAVSLRAGSGVALADLRDFLSRHVASWMVPERWAVVASVPKTSVGKYDKRDIQDRYAQGRLDVVHLGRRPGDRAGDRAGLIGM; this is encoded by the coding sequence ATGCACAGCACCATGCCGGACACCCCACTGACCATCGCGCGCATCCTGGAGTACGGCTCCACGGTCCAGGGCTCCTCCACCGTGGCGACCTGGACCGGGGACGGTTTCGACCGCAGGACCTACGCGGAGGTGGGCGAGCGCGCCGCCCGCCTGGCGCACGCGCTGCGCACCTCGCTGGGGTTGAGCGTCGGCACGCGCCCGGAAGACCGGCAGGGCGTCGTGGCCACCTTCATGTGGAACAACGCCCGCCACCTGGAGCTGTTCCTCGCGGTACCCGCGATGGGCGCGGTCCTGCACACCCTCAACGTGCGGATGCCGGTCGAACAGCTCGCCTACACCGTGCGCCACGCCGGCGACGAGGTGATCGTCGTGGACTCCGGCCTGCTGGGCGAGTTCGCGGCCCTGCTGCCGCGGCTGCCCGCCGCCGTGCGGCACATCGTCGTCGCCGGCCCCGGCGACCGGACGCCGCTGTCGGGCTTCGCCGGAGAGGTGCACGACTACGAGCAGCTGATCGCCGGGATGCCGTCCGACTACCCGTGGGAGGAGGACCTGGACGAGCGGACCGCGGCCACCATGTGCTACACCTCCGGGACCACGGGCAACCCCAAGGGCGTCGTCTACAGCCACCGGTCGATCCACCTGCACTGCCTCCAGGTCGCCGCGCCGAACCGCTACGACCTCACCAACCGCGAGACGGTCTTCCCGATCGCGCCCATGTACCACGTCAACGCCTGGACCGTCCCCCACGCCGCGTTCGCCACCGGGGCCGACCTGCTGCTGGCCGATCGGCACACCGGTCCGGGGCCGCTGTCCCGCGTCATCGAAGCGGGACGGCCCACGTTCGCCTCCGCGGTGCCGACGGTCTGGACGATGTTGTCGCAGGAGTGGGACGCCCGGCCGCGCGACATCTCGAGCCTGCGCCGCGGCCTCGTCGGCGGGTCCGCCTGCCCGCCCGCGCTGATGGCCGCCTACCGCGACCGGTACTCCGTCGAACTCCTGCACGCCTGGGGCATGACCGAGACCTCGTCGCTGGCGACCACCGCGCTGCCGCCGCGCGGGGTGGACGCCGAGCGGGAGCGGGCCTACCGCGCCACCCAGGGCCAGTTCCCGCTCTCGGTCCGGTTCCGGATCGTGGACGAGCAGGGCGTGGTCGTGCCGAACGACGACGTGGCCACCGGTGAACTCCAGGTGCGCGGGCCGTGCGTGACCGCCGCCTACCGCGGCGCCGACGGCGTGCCGGAACGGCCGGCGGAGGGCTTCACCCCCGACGGCTGGCTGCGGACCGGCGACGTCGGGCGGGTCTCGCCGGACGGGTACCTGACGCTGACCGACCGGGCGAAGGACGTCATCAAGTCCGGTGGCGAGTTCATCTCCGGCGTGGCGCTGGAAACCGCCCTGGCCGAGCACCCGGCGGTGGTGGAGGCGGCCGTGGTCGCCGTGCCCGACGACCGCTGGGGCGAGCGGCCCCTGGCCGCGGTGTCGCTGCGGGCGGGCAGCGGTGTCGCCCTGGCGGACCTGCGGGACTTCCTGAGCCGGCACGTGGCCTCCTGGATGGTGCCCGAGCGGTGGGCGGTGGTGGCGTCGGTGCCGAAGACCTCGGTGGGCAAGTACGACAAGCGGGACATCCAGGACCGGTACGCGCAGGGCCGGCTCGACGTCGTCCACCTCGGCAGGCGACCCGGTGACCGCGCAGGCGACAGGGCGGGGCTCATCGGGATGTGA
- a CDS encoding PHA/PHB synthase family protein, translating into MSPYSGNPFSPDSLPDRGRRCAAVIRRSVSEYRASVAAIGSGPDADDRRFDDPAWDSAGYRWLLRAYFTWRRLVLAAAEVPFLPARHRSEARFCAQVLTEAAVPTNSLPGNPAALRRAVATRGASLARGAGNFLDDLAHRRGRPAKMPPGSYAVGEDLAVTPGRVVHRDDLVEVLQYEARTAEVREVPLLLVPAWVNKYYIYDLAPGRSLVEWAVRQGYTVFAISQRTPLPHHTDVGLDEYFRRVPLRALDVVREITGSARVHLVGVCAGGMLAAATAAWLAAGGDQCVATLTLLVSALDQASPDDGDGSGSEARARALTRLLSNREGLVDGGRLGLLFDLLRSRDTVWRPLAAGWLLGERPKPFDIVAWSEDWVDVPSVLFGQTLRIAMDNALVRGRLRLAGRLLDLSSVKQRTFAVAGVRDHIVPWGTVYRGLRHLGGEVAFHLVPSGHVGSVVNPPRPTAAYRTGSGRLPADPEEWLAAAASHQESWWTAWARWLSTQSGPLVPARATGSARHPAGSPAPGHHVLAR; encoded by the coding sequence GTGAGTCCGTACAGCGGGAACCCGTTCTCCCCCGACTCCCTGCCCGACCGGGGACGTCGGTGCGCGGCGGTGATCCGGCGGTCCGTCTCGGAGTACCGCGCGTCGGTCGCGGCGATCGGGTCCGGTCCGGACGCCGACGACCGGCGTTTCGACGACCCCGCCTGGGACTCCGCGGGCTACCGGTGGTTGCTGCGGGCCTACTTCACGTGGCGTCGACTCGTGCTGGCCGCGGCGGAGGTCCCGTTCCTGCCTGCCCGCCACCGGTCGGAGGCCCGGTTCTGCGCCCAGGTGCTCACCGAAGCCGCGGTGCCCACGAACTCCCTGCCGGGCAACCCCGCCGCGCTGCGCCGGGCCGTGGCCACGCGCGGCGCGAGCCTGGCGCGCGGCGCGGGCAACTTCCTGGACGACCTGGCGCACCGGCGGGGACGGCCCGCCAAGATGCCGCCCGGCTCGTACGCGGTGGGCGAGGACCTGGCGGTCACGCCCGGCCGGGTGGTGCACCGGGACGACCTGGTGGAGGTGCTCCAGTACGAGGCGCGGACCGCCGAGGTGCGCGAGGTGCCCCTGCTGCTCGTCCCCGCGTGGGTGAACAAGTACTACATCTACGACCTCGCGCCGGGGCGCAGCCTCGTCGAGTGGGCGGTCCGCCAGGGCTACACGGTGTTCGCCATCAGCCAGCGGACCCCGCTGCCCCACCACACCGACGTGGGGCTGGACGAGTACTTCCGACGGGTTCCGTTGCGCGCCTTGGACGTCGTGCGGGAGATCACCGGCTCGGCGCGGGTGCACCTGGTGGGCGTGTGCGCCGGCGGGATGCTCGCCGCGGCCACCGCCGCCTGGCTCGCCGCGGGTGGTGACCAGTGCGTCGCGACGTTGACGCTGCTGGTGTCCGCGCTCGACCAGGCGTCGCCGGACGACGGCGACGGGTCCGGCTCGGAAGCGCGGGCCAGGGCGCTGACCCGCCTGCTGTCGAACCGGGAAGGGCTCGTGGACGGCGGGCGGCTCGGCCTGCTGTTCGACCTGTTGCGCTCGCGGGACACCGTGTGGCGACCGCTCGCGGCCGGCTGGCTGCTGGGCGAGCGGCCGAAACCCTTCGACATCGTGGCGTGGAGCGAGGACTGGGTTGACGTGCCGAGCGTCCTCTTCGGACAGACGCTGCGCATCGCGATGGACAACGCGCTGGTCCGCGGGCGCCTGCGGCTCGCGGGGCGGCTGCTGGACCTCTCGTCCGTCAAGCAGCGCACCTTCGCGGTGGCCGGGGTCCGCGACCACATCGTGCCGTGGGGGACGGTGTACCGCGGTCTGCGGCACCTCGGCGGCGAGGTCGCGTTCCACCTGGTGCCCTCCGGGCACGTGGGCAGCGTCGTGAACCCACCGCGCCCGACCGCGGCGTACCGGACCGGCTCCGGCCGGCTGCCCGCCGATCCCGAGGAGTGGCTGGCGGCTGCCGCGTCGCACCAGGAGTCCTGGTGGACCGCGTGGGCGCGGTGGCTGTCCACCCAGTCGGGCCCGCTCGTGCCGGCGCGCGCCACGGGGAGCGCGCGACATCCCGCCGGCTCCCCCGCGCCCGGCCACCACGTGCTCGCGCGGTGA
- a CDS encoding Leu/Phe/Val dehydrogenase, producing MDMSTDRARFTAFGPEPFEHEQVLLCQDAASGLKCVIAIHSTALGPALGGVRCHAYAADEEAVADVLNLSRGMSYKNAMAGLDFGGGKAVIIADPARDKSEELLLAFGRFAASLGGRYTTGCDLGTDAADMEVVARVCPWTLSRPTGENRTSHTSSFTARGVLEGMRAAALHRWGTTSLRGRTVGVVGLGKVGAPLVELLTCAGAEVLVTDVLEEPVRRVTAKFPRVVVMRDAEALVQADGLDIYAPCALSGALDDAVVPLIAAEVVCGAANNQLARPDVEQRLAERGVLYVPDYVVNAGGAIHVAAEAAGHPLDRVAVDVRRIFDTTLTVLRHAESEGILPGAAADRIAERRIAAGAGNRATATVASGDRAATVATGSRAAEEVGR from the coding sequence ATGGACATGTCCACCGACCGGGCGCGGTTCACCGCCTTCGGCCCCGAACCCTTCGAGCACGAGCAGGTCCTGCTGTGCCAGGACGCGGCCTCGGGGTTGAAGTGCGTCATCGCCATCCACTCCACCGCGCTGGGCCCGGCGCTGGGCGGCGTCCGCTGCCACGCGTACGCCGCCGACGAGGAGGCCGTCGCGGACGTGCTGAACCTGTCGCGCGGCATGTCGTACAAGAACGCGATGGCCGGGCTCGACTTCGGTGGCGGCAAGGCCGTCATCATCGCGGACCCGGCGCGGGACAAGTCCGAGGAGCTGTTGCTGGCCTTCGGCCGGTTCGCGGCCTCGCTGGGCGGGCGGTACACGACGGGCTGCGACCTCGGCACCGACGCGGCGGACATGGAGGTCGTCGCGCGGGTGTGCCCGTGGACGCTCAGCCGACCCACGGGCGAGAACCGCACGAGCCACACGTCGAGCTTCACCGCTCGCGGTGTGCTGGAAGGGATGCGGGCGGCGGCACTCCACCGCTGGGGCACCACGTCGTTGCGCGGCCGGACGGTCGGCGTCGTGGGGCTGGGCAAGGTGGGTGCGCCGCTGGTCGAGCTCCTGACCTGCGCGGGCGCGGAGGTGCTGGTCACCGATGTGCTGGAGGAGCCGGTGCGCCGGGTCACCGCGAAGTTCCCGCGGGTCGTCGTCATGCGGGACGCCGAGGCCCTCGTCCAGGCCGACGGCCTGGACATCTACGCCCCGTGCGCGTTGAGCGGTGCGCTGGACGACGCCGTCGTGCCCCTGATCGCGGCCGAGGTGGTGTGCGGGGCGGCCAACAACCAGCTCGCACGGCCGGACGTGGAGCAGCGGCTCGCGGAACGCGGGGTGCTCTACGTGCCCGACTACGTCGTGAACGCGGGCGGCGCGATCCACGTCGCCGCCGAAGCGGCCGGCCACCCGCTGGACCGGGTCGCCGTGGACGTCCGGCGGATCTTCGACACCACGCTCACCGTCCTGCGGCACGCCGAGTCCGAGGGCATCCTGCCCGGCGCGGCCGCCGACCGGATCGCGGAACGGCGCATCGCCGCGGGGGCGGGAAATCGCGCGACCGCGACCGTCGCGAGCGGCGACCGTGCGGCCACCGTCGCGACCGGCTCGCGAGCGGCCGAGGAGGTCGGGCGGTGA
- a CDS encoding SDR family oxidoreductase, translated as MILDRFRLDGKVAVVTGAGRGIGAANAVALAEAGADVVLAARTESQLEAVAERVRDLGRRAHVVAGDLSDPAATAALATRAAAEFGRIDVVVNNIGGGLPRPMARCSTEFVEKAFRFNVSTTHALTRAAAEVMLRGDGGAVVTVSSVVGRVAGRGFLAYGTAKAALAHYTRLAAADLSPRVRVNAVAPGTIQTSALAAVIEDDAMRARVERSTPLRRIGTPEDVAAAVLFLATDAGAYLTGKVVEVDGGLQSLNVDLNLPDP; from the coding sequence GTGATCCTCGACCGGTTCCGCCTGGACGGGAAGGTCGCGGTGGTGACCGGTGCCGGCCGGGGCATCGGCGCGGCGAACGCCGTCGCGCTGGCCGAGGCCGGTGCGGACGTCGTGCTCGCGGCGCGCACGGAGTCCCAGCTGGAGGCCGTGGCCGAGCGGGTGCGCGACCTCGGGCGGCGGGCGCACGTCGTGGCCGGCGACCTGTCCGACCCGGCCGCGACCGCGGCGCTGGCCACCCGCGCCGCGGCCGAGTTCGGCCGGATCGACGTGGTGGTCAACAACATCGGCGGCGGGCTGCCGAGGCCGATGGCGCGGTGCTCGACGGAGTTCGTCGAGAAGGCGTTCCGCTTCAACGTCTCCACGACCCACGCCCTGACCCGCGCCGCGGCCGAGGTGATGCTGCGCGGCGACGGCGGCGCGGTCGTCACCGTCTCGTCGGTGGTGGGCAGGGTGGCCGGCCGGGGTTTCCTCGCGTACGGGACGGCCAAGGCGGCGCTGGCGCACTACACCCGACTGGCGGCGGCAGACCTGTCGCCGCGGGTGCGGGTCAACGCGGTCGCTCCGGGGACCATCCAGACGTCGGCGCTGGCGGCGGTGATCGAGGACGACGCGATGCGCGCACGGGTCGAGCGCTCGACGCCGCTGCGCCGGATCGGCACGCCGGAGGACGTCGCGGCGGCGGTCCTGTTCCTGGCGACGGACGCCGGCGCGTACCTGACCGGGAAGGTCGTCGAAGTCGACGGCGGACTGCAAAGCCTGAACGTGGACCTCAACCTGCCAGACCCGTGA
- a CDS encoding phospholipase D-like domain-containing protein produces the protein MPAHLQRHAHRLSVDDLIPVRGAGELAGLSDEERARPAFFPADEVTKAVEWDIAHARRSIDLYCAYVDPVPVRRWLRHLKPRIADNVKVTVHTRPQVEDSAAKLVEELRAAGCEVVERERMHEKVVIIDDTVLWHGSLNLLAVAGPTDLMMRLTDPNACDRVRHIVNTAVGRACRHPARRHPSLASPRSVMARRGAVGMSPAARPPATGSPGGALADAPVRPSRSAVPQPVRRPGTAARAGLRPRPPARTSP, from the coding sequence ATGCCGGCCCACCTCCAGCGCCACGCGCACAGGCTGTCGGTGGACGACCTGATCCCCGTACGAGGGGCCGGAGAGCTCGCCGGCCTCTCCGACGAAGAGCGCGCACGGCCCGCGTTCTTCCCGGCGGATGAGGTCACGAAGGCGGTGGAGTGGGACATCGCTCACGCCCGCCGCAGCATCGACCTCTACTGCGCCTACGTGGACCCTGTCCCGGTGCGCAGGTGGTTGCGCCACCTCAAGCCGAGGATCGCCGACAACGTGAAGGTCACCGTGCACACCCGCCCTCAGGTCGAGGACTCCGCAGCGAAGCTGGTGGAGGAACTCCGTGCGGCCGGGTGCGAGGTGGTGGAGCGCGAGCGCATGCACGAGAAGGTGGTGATCATCGACGACACGGTGTTGTGGCACGGTTCGCTGAACCTGTTGGCCGTCGCCGGTCCAACGGACCTGATGATGCGGCTGACCGACCCTAACGCGTGCGATCGCGTCCGCCACATCGTGAACACTGCGGTGGGACGTGCCTGCCGACATCCCGCCCGACGTCATCCGTCGCTGGCTTCCCCTCGAAGCGTGATGGCACGGCGAGGCGCTGTCGGAATGTCACCGGCGGCTCGCCCGCCCGCGACCGGGTCTCCTGGCGGAGCACTGGCCGATGCGCCCGTCAGGCCGTCCAGATCTGCCGTGCCGCAGCCAGTGCGGCGGCCTGGTACGGCGGCACGAGCCGGCCTTCGACCACGACCTCCAGCCCGCACTTCTCCTTGA